A stretch of the Lolium perenne isolate Kyuss_39 chromosome 3, Kyuss_2.0, whole genome shotgun sequence genome encodes the following:
- the LOC127340607 gene encoding uncharacterized protein isoform X1, with product MRHCQQQRTNERPHTLWQQGKKMMYAHSPPAFDLSSSAAPTPPPPPLPLPLPLLHEVFIKINHTHKLPLDVRQVQFKGNKGQPSLIPEYDLGGEWDLFKAPEPIIEEPLLTLDSVAAAISIMSCYENTMDDTIQVSDMGLSKVMYECEKELMEKSVIEETISELLDAIPMLQVDKVPGELRASPLAGECSLQKSVSSECLNSADWMNGPVRPNFLDFQGLDFEAAFRLRKKWNFGANTPRLVTTSDLKTEERKQRLSRYRMKKFKRNFGRKIKYACRKAMADSQPRTRGRFSKMHPGDMLKPRK from the exons ATGCGCCACTGCCAACAACAACGAACGAACGAACGACCTCACACACTTTGGCAACAAGGCAAGAAGATGATGTACGCCCACTCGCCGCCGGCCTTCGACCTCTCCTCCTCCGCTGCTcctacaccaccaccaccgcctcttcctcttcctcttcctcttctacaTGAAG TCTTCATCAAAATCAATCACACACACAAGCTGCCGTTGGATGTACGACAGGTTCAATTCAAG GGAAACAAGGGGCAGCCATCCTTGATACCAGAGTATGACCTTGGAGGAGAATGGGACCTGTTCAAGGCTCCAGAGCCCATAATTGAAGAACCGCTGCTTACCCTCGACTCGGTTGCGGCTGCCATCTCGATAATGTCCTGCTATGAGAATACAATGGATGACACCATCCAGGTTTCAGACATGGGTTTGAGTAAAGTGATGTACGAGTGCGAGAAGGAGCTCATGGAGAAGTCGGTGATCGAAGAGACGATATCCGAACTTCTAGATGCCATCCCTATGTTACAAGTTGACAAGGTCCCCGGAGAACTCAGGGCATCACCTTTGGCCGGTGAATGCTCACTCCAGAAGAGTGTTAGCTCTGAATGCCTCAACTCGGCTGATTGGATGAATGGGCCAGTGAGGCCAAATTTCTTGGATTTCCAAGGGCTCGACTTCGAGGCGGCATTCAGGCTGAGGAAGAAATGG AATTTTGGTGCCAATACCCCTCGGCTTGTAACCACCAGTGACCTGAAAACTGAGGAAAGGAAGCAGAGGCTCTCCAGGTATAGGATGAAGAAGTTCAAGAGAAACTTTGGCAGAAAGATCAAG TATGCTTGCAGGAAGGCTATGGCAGACAGCCAGCCAAGAACGCGAGGGAGGTTCTCCAAGATGCACCCTGGCGACATGCTCAAGCCAAGAAAGTAA
- the LOC127340607 gene encoding uncharacterized protein isoform X3, which produces MRHCQQQRTNERPHTLWQQGKKMMYAHSPPAFDLSSSAAPTPPPPPLPLPLPLLHEVFIKINHTHKLPLDVRQVQFKGNKGQPSLIPEYDLGGEWDLFKAPEPIIEEPLLTLDSVAAAISIMSCYENTMDDTIQVSDMGLSKVMYECEKELMEKSVIEETISELLDAIPMLQVDKVPGELRASPLAGECSLQKSVSSECLNSADWMNGPVRPNFLDFQGLDFEAAFRLRKKWMLLILPEATFPLMTWSLL; this is translated from the exons ATGCGCCACTGCCAACAACAACGAACGAACGAACGACCTCACACACTTTGGCAACAAGGCAAGAAGATGATGTACGCCCACTCGCCGCCGGCCTTCGACCTCTCCTCCTCCGCTGCTcctacaccaccaccaccgcctcttcctcttcctcttcctcttctacaTGAAG TCTTCATCAAAATCAATCACACACACAAGCTGCCGTTGGATGTACGACAGGTTCAATTCAAG GGAAACAAGGGGCAGCCATCCTTGATACCAGAGTATGACCTTGGAGGAGAATGGGACCTGTTCAAGGCTCCAGAGCCCATAATTGAAGAACCGCTGCTTACCCTCGACTCGGTTGCGGCTGCCATCTCGATAATGTCCTGCTATGAGAATACAATGGATGACACCATCCAGGTTTCAGACATGGGTTTGAGTAAAGTGATGTACGAGTGCGAGAAGGAGCTCATGGAGAAGTCGGTGATCGAAGAGACGATATCCGAACTTCTAGATGCCATCCCTATGTTACAAGTTGACAAGGTCCCCGGAGAACTCAGGGCATCACCTTTGGCCGGTGAATGCTCACTCCAGAAGAGTGTTAGCTCTGAATGCCTCAACTCGGCTGATTGGATGAATGGGCCAGTGAGGCCAAATTTCTTGGATTTCCAAGGGCTCGACTTCGAGGCGGCATTCAGGCTGAGGAAGAAATGG ATGTTACTAATTCTGCCCGAAGCCACCTTTCCCTTAATGACCTGGTCACTGCTTTAG
- the LOC127340607 gene encoding uncharacterized protein isoform X4, protein MRKLKARSGNKGQPSLIPEYDLGGEWDLFKAPEPIIEEPLLTLDSVAAAISIMSCYENTMDDTIQVSDMGLSKVMYECEKELMEKSVIEETISELLDAIPMLQVDKVPGELRASPLAGECSLQKSVSSECLNSADWMNGPVRPNFLDFQGLDFEAAFRLRKKWNFGANTPRLVTTSDLKTEERKQRLSRYRMKKFKRNFGRKIKYACRKAMADSQPRTRGRFSKMHPGDMLKPRK, encoded by the exons ATGAGAAAGCTTAAGGCCCGTTCG GGAAACAAGGGGCAGCCATCCTTGATACCAGAGTATGACCTTGGAGGAGAATGGGACCTGTTCAAGGCTCCAGAGCCCATAATTGAAGAACCGCTGCTTACCCTCGACTCGGTTGCGGCTGCCATCTCGATAATGTCCTGCTATGAGAATACAATGGATGACACCATCCAGGTTTCAGACATGGGTTTGAGTAAAGTGATGTACGAGTGCGAGAAGGAGCTCATGGAGAAGTCGGTGATCGAAGAGACGATATCCGAACTTCTAGATGCCATCCCTATGTTACAAGTTGACAAGGTCCCCGGAGAACTCAGGGCATCACCTTTGGCCGGTGAATGCTCACTCCAGAAGAGTGTTAGCTCTGAATGCCTCAACTCGGCTGATTGGATGAATGGGCCAGTGAGGCCAAATTTCTTGGATTTCCAAGGGCTCGACTTCGAGGCGGCATTCAGGCTGAGGAAGAAATGG AATTTTGGTGCCAATACCCCTCGGCTTGTAACCACCAGTGACCTGAAAACTGAGGAAAGGAAGCAGAGGCTCTCCAGGTATAGGATGAAGAAGTTCAAGAGAAACTTTGGCAGAAAGATCAAG TATGCTTGCAGGAAGGCTATGGCAGACAGCCAGCCAAGAACGCGAGGGAGGTTCTCCAAGATGCACCCTGGCGACATGCTCAAGCCAAGAAAGTAA
- the LOC127340607 gene encoding uncharacterized protein isoform X2, with product MRHCQQQRTNERPHTLWQQGKKMMYAHSPPAFDLSSSAAPTPPPPPLPLPLPLLHEGEADDAIYNHLGNKGQPSLIPEYDLGGEWDLFKAPEPIIEEPLLTLDSVAAAISIMSCYENTMDDTIQVSDMGLSKVMYECEKELMEKSVIEETISELLDAIPMLQVDKVPGELRASPLAGECSLQKSVSSECLNSADWMNGPVRPNFLDFQGLDFEAAFRLRKKWNFGANTPRLVTTSDLKTEERKQRLSRYRMKKFKRNFGRKIKYACRKAMADSQPRTRGRFSKMHPGDMLKPRK from the exons ATGCGCCACTGCCAACAACAACGAACGAACGAACGACCTCACACACTTTGGCAACAAGGCAAGAAGATGATGTACGCCCACTCGCCGCCGGCCTTCGACCTCTCCTCCTCCGCTGCTcctacaccaccaccaccgcctcttcctcttcctcttcctcttctacaTGAAGGTGAAGCCGACGACGCAATCTACAACCACCTC GGAAACAAGGGGCAGCCATCCTTGATACCAGAGTATGACCTTGGAGGAGAATGGGACCTGTTCAAGGCTCCAGAGCCCATAATTGAAGAACCGCTGCTTACCCTCGACTCGGTTGCGGCTGCCATCTCGATAATGTCCTGCTATGAGAATACAATGGATGACACCATCCAGGTTTCAGACATGGGTTTGAGTAAAGTGATGTACGAGTGCGAGAAGGAGCTCATGGAGAAGTCGGTGATCGAAGAGACGATATCCGAACTTCTAGATGCCATCCCTATGTTACAAGTTGACAAGGTCCCCGGAGAACTCAGGGCATCACCTTTGGCCGGTGAATGCTCACTCCAGAAGAGTGTTAGCTCTGAATGCCTCAACTCGGCTGATTGGATGAATGGGCCAGTGAGGCCAAATTTCTTGGATTTCCAAGGGCTCGACTTCGAGGCGGCATTCAGGCTGAGGAAGAAATGG AATTTTGGTGCCAATACCCCTCGGCTTGTAACCACCAGTGACCTGAAAACTGAGGAAAGGAAGCAGAGGCTCTCCAGGTATAGGATGAAGAAGTTCAAGAGAAACTTTGGCAGAAAGATCAAG TATGCTTGCAGGAAGGCTATGGCAGACAGCCAGCCAAGAACGCGAGGGAGGTTCTCCAAGATGCACCCTGGCGACATGCTCAAGCCAAGAAAGTAA